The following proteins are co-located in the Noviherbaspirillum sp. UKPF54 genome:
- a CDS encoding glycosyltransferase, with the protein MIYDAFLFFNELELLRLRLQLLDGVVDKFVLVESTLTHQGKEKPLYFDQNKKDFVQYADKIIHVIVDDPIERYGEVPVYRYQRDAISRGLQDCKHGDLILISDLDEIPSPAKVREYSATNEIVLFKQRLYYYFFNCYCAGIPDLPWSCLVPFSRFTSPQALRDLVVSVQGNVLGTGKYPDSPEVKFVEGGGWHFSYFGGVERVITKIESFADSEFNRDEFKDRETILQRMLSGSDLYGRPIEYQLLDESGDQALPSIVRNNRDAYSNFFLPESELKNRTPVSPYKYDFDPNGDSTAARVTRMVGKNKRVLELGCGYGVMTKVFAEHNGCHVFGIEIDAASASMAEPYCEKLLIADLDTLDWDAALGQNQFEVIVAADVIEHLRDPLKCLAEMQRFLTPDGYIVISIPNVAHNGIISELLNEDFAYRRVGLLDETHIRFFAWKSLKKALLKTNLKIVDLSKTEIPAQNTEFKHAWENLPHWLAEILSTRPEGNVYQYILKVQPDVAGAALDEAGAEDVKPVLAPVKMEYRILDAAIEERDVAREAYNAAILERDAALVARDTAVLEIERLWNTKSWRVTRPLRLAVRVMRHGLVMDDRQRMIQELRRIYHRLPLPMPMKNALRWVYRNGIQKAQKQITAPKLFLPPSITPSVQEMAKTDYFVWGVIDWHFRYQRPQQLASALAASGRRVFYISTCLVDGDGAGFEVEALDNSGRIFQLKLYAKNAPVIYSGAPNTAIVAQLRHSVGEVLEWTNSRQIISLVQHPFWFDIATKMPNSRTVYDCMDHHEGFGNTAPEISALEQALLRRADLVVTTSDWLDRTIAAEQAKRRALIRNGGDFQHFSRKPASVYRDSKGRRVIGYYGAIAEWFDLHLVEAVAKHFQDCCILLVGADTVGAKASLRHLDNVRFIGEVPYAELPYFLHGFDVCLLPFKIIPLTLATNPVKVYEYLSAGKPVVSVDLPEMKQFHELVMVTKTAEDFVAAIAHTLENPATLEQISDRQTFAKEQTWSHRVDSLIQHAESTVQDPSVSVIVVTYNNLNLTRACLQSLDERSDYDRMEIIVVDNASSDGSKEFLAEWASTGKNRKLILNEDNRGFAAANNQGLTIAGGDYLVLLNNDTYVTSGWVRTMVQHLEGDKSVGILGPVTNNIGNEAKIEIAYDNMDEMARNAASYTRRHIGHIFDMRTAAFFCVMMPREVYERVGPLDEVFGRGFFEDDDYCRRVEQIGRRVVCAEDVFIHHNLSASFNKLKNQERQALFEQNKKVYEAKWGAWMPHAYRGEGGPAEHKASKEKLKLVERQSK; encoded by the coding sequence ATGATTTATGACGCCTTCTTGTTCTTTAATGAACTGGAATTGCTCCGATTACGCTTGCAACTGCTTGACGGCGTAGTCGATAAATTTGTTCTTGTCGAGTCGACGCTGACTCATCAAGGAAAAGAAAAGCCGCTGTACTTTGACCAAAACAAAAAAGATTTTGTGCAGTACGCGGACAAGATAATTCATGTCATCGTCGATGACCCGATCGAACGGTATGGAGAGGTTCCCGTCTATCGGTATCAGCGCGATGCGATTTCCAGAGGCCTTCAGGATTGCAAACATGGCGATCTTATTTTGATATCTGACCTCGACGAAATTCCGTCGCCAGCGAAAGTTCGAGAATATAGCGCTACAAACGAAATCGTCTTATTTAAGCAGCGGCTGTACTACTACTTTTTTAATTGCTATTGCGCTGGAATTCCAGACCTTCCATGGAGTTGCCTCGTTCCGTTTTCGAGATTCACGTCACCTCAGGCGCTGCGAGATTTAGTCGTATCAGTACAAGGCAATGTCTTAGGTACGGGAAAATATCCTGATAGCCCTGAAGTCAAATTTGTTGAGGGCGGTGGCTGGCACTTTAGTTACTTCGGTGGAGTGGAGCGAGTAATCACAAAAATTGAGAGCTTCGCCGACAGCGAATTCAATCGGGATGAATTCAAGGATCGCGAAACGATTCTTCAACGCATGTTGAGTGGAAGCGACTTGTACGGAAGACCAATCGAATATCAATTGCTGGATGAAAGCGGCGATCAAGCATTACCTAGCATTGTTCGAAACAATCGGGACGCCTATTCAAATTTCTTTCTCCCTGAATCTGAGCTAAAGAATCGAACACCAGTTAGTCCCTATAAATACGACTTCGATCCAAACGGCGACTCCACCGCCGCACGCGTTACGCGCATGGTTGGAAAGAACAAGAGAGTACTCGAGTTAGGTTGCGGGTATGGCGTAATGACAAAAGTTTTTGCCGAGCACAATGGCTGCCATGTTTTTGGAATTGAAATTGATGCGGCAAGCGCGTCAATGGCCGAGCCATATTGCGAAAAACTTCTTATTGCAGACCTTGATACCTTGGATTGGGATGCTGCTCTAGGGCAGAACCAATTCGAAGTCATTGTTGCTGCAGACGTTATTGAGCATTTGCGCGACCCATTGAAGTGTCTGGCAGAAATGCAGAGATTTCTGACACCCGATGGTTATATCGTTATTTCGATTCCCAACGTGGCACACAATGGAATCATTTCTGAGCTATTGAATGAGGATTTCGCTTATCGGAGAGTTGGCTTGCTTGACGAAACGCATATTAGATTTTTTGCGTGGAAGAGCCTGAAGAAAGCCTTGTTAAAGACAAATTTGAAAATTGTCGACCTCTCGAAAACCGAAATACCCGCTCAGAATACGGAGTTTAAGCACGCTTGGGAAAATTTACCCCATTGGCTCGCTGAGATACTTAGCACGCGTCCAGAGGGTAACGTTTACCAATATATTCTTAAGGTCCAGCCTGATGTGGCAGGCGCGGCTCTCGACGAAGCTGGGGCGGAAGATGTCAAGCCAGTGCTGGCGCCGGTAAAAATGGAGTATCGAATACTCGACGCGGCGATTGAAGAGCGTGACGTCGCACGCGAGGCATACAACGCTGCCATTTTGGAGCGTGATGCTGCATTGGTTGCGCGAGACACAGCAGTGTTGGAAATTGAAAGACTCTGGAACACCAAGTCATGGCGCGTTACTCGCCCGTTGCGCCTCGCTGTAAGAGTTATGAGGCATGGATTGGTAATGGACGATCGTCAACGGATGATTCAGGAACTGCGCAGGATTTATCATCGGCTTCCTCTTCCTATGCCGATGAAGAATGCCCTCCGATGGGTGTACCGTAATGGTATTCAAAAGGCGCAAAAGCAGATTACGGCTCCAAAACTATTCCTGCCACCATCTATAACGCCGTCTGTACAAGAGATGGCAAAGACCGATTACTTTGTCTGGGGCGTTATCGATTGGCATTTCCGATATCAGCGGCCACAGCAACTGGCATCAGCGCTCGCTGCATCTGGCCGACGTGTGTTTTACATTTCGACTTGTCTGGTGGATGGTGATGGAGCTGGGTTTGAGGTCGAAGCACTGGACAACTCGGGAAGGATTTTTCAGCTCAAGCTATACGCAAAAAATGCGCCGGTGATCTATTCAGGCGCTCCTAATACTGCGATTGTCGCTCAACTACGTCATAGTGTCGGCGAGGTGCTGGAGTGGACAAACTCAAGGCAGATTATTTCGCTTGTCCAGCATCCGTTCTGGTTCGATATCGCCACGAAGATGCCTAATAGTCGAACTGTCTATGATTGCATGGACCATCACGAAGGATTCGGCAATACCGCACCCGAAATCTCGGCATTGGAGCAGGCACTGCTTCGCCGGGCAGATCTTGTTGTGACGACGTCTGACTGGTTGGATCGGACGATTGCGGCTGAACAGGCGAAACGGCGGGCTCTGATACGGAATGGTGGAGATTTCCAGCATTTCTCACGCAAGCCTGCAAGCGTCTATCGCGATTCGAAGGGCCGACGTGTCATTGGCTATTACGGGGCAATTGCGGAATGGTTCGATTTGCACTTGGTAGAAGCTGTTGCAAAACATTTCCAGGACTGCTGCATCCTGTTAGTTGGGGCCGACACAGTAGGGGCAAAAGCATCGTTGAGGCATTTGGATAATGTCAGGTTTATCGGTGAAGTTCCATATGCCGAGCTTCCTTACTTTCTGCACGGCTTTGACGTGTGCCTGCTTCCTTTTAAGATTATTCCGCTCACATTGGCTACTAATCCGGTTAAGGTTTACGAATATCTGAGTGCGGGGAAACCGGTTGTATCGGTTGATTTGCCAGAAATGAAGCAGTTCCATGAGCTCGTCATGGTCACGAAAACTGCAGAAGATTTTGTGGCGGCAATTGCTCATACCCTGGAAAATCCGGCGACACTTGAGCAAATCAGCGACAGACAGACATTTGCCAAAGAGCAGACTTGGTCGCACCGGGTGGATTCGCTGATACAACATGCGGAATCGACTGTTCAGGATCCAAGTGTGAGTGTCATTGTGGTTACGTACAATAATCTCAATCTGACGCGCGCTTGTTTGCAAAGTCTGGATGAGCGCAGTGATTACGACAGAATGGAGATCATCGTAGTCGATAACGCGTCATCTGATGGATCCAAGGAGTTTCTGGCCGAGTGGGCCTCGACCGGGAAAAATCGCAAGCTTATCCTGAATGAGGATAATCGCGGCTTTGCTGCGGCCAATAACCAAGGTTTGACGATAGCCGGCGGCGATTATCTGGTCCTCCTCAACAATGATACGTATGTGACTTCGGGCTGGGTCCGCACGATGGTGCAGCATCTGGAAGGAGATAAGTCGGTAGGTATTCTCGGCCCGGTTACCAACAATATCGGTAACGAAGCGAAGATCGAAATCGCATATGACAATATGGACGAAATGGCGCGCAACGCGGCAAGCTATACCCGGCGCCATATCGGTCATATATTTGATATGCGAACAGCCGCGTTCTTCTGCGTGATGATGCCGCGCGAAGTGTATGAACGTGTTGGTCCTTTGGACGAGGTTTTTGGGCGCGGCTTTTTTGAGGATGACGATTACTGCAGACGCGTTGAGCAAATCGGACGGCGTGTTGTATGTGCAGAAGATGTGTTTATCCATCACAATCTTTCTGCGTCGTTTAATAAGTTAAAAAATCAAGAGCGGCAGGCGCTCTTTGAGCAAAATAAGAAAGTATACGAGGCTAAATGGGGGGCATGGATGCCGCACGCATATAGAGGAGAGGGCGGCCCTGCTGAGCATAAAGCATCTAAAGAAAAATTGAAGTTAGTGGAGAGGCAGAGCAAATGA